A part of Paroedura picta isolate Pp20150507F chromosome 7, Ppicta_v3.0, whole genome shotgun sequence genomic DNA contains:
- the MCCC2 gene encoding methylcrotonoyl-CoA carboxylase beta chain, mitochondrial isoform X2 has translation MRSRRGNQTRLARGPRSDLLHEAGHGSNASKRASTTLDDAEENYERMKTLVTELQRQAEKIRLGGGENARKLHTSRGKLLPRERIDRLIDPGSPFLEFSQFAGFQLYGSEEVPAGGIITGIGRVSGVECLIIANDATVKGGTYYPITVKKHLRAQEIAMQNHLPCLYLVDSGGANLPRQAEVFPDRDHFGRIFYNQAIMSSKSIPQIAVVMGSCTAGGAYVPAMADESIIVGKQGTIFLGGPPLVKAATGEEVSAEDLGGADLHCRKSGVTDHYALNDDHALHLARKVVRSLNYQKKIDVTIEPSKEPLFPADELYGIVGEQLKRNFDVREVIARIVDGSKFDEFKALYGDTLITGFARIFGYPVGIIGNNGVLFSESAKKGTHFVQLCCQRNIPLLFLQNITGFMVGKDYEAGGIAKDGAKMVTAVACASVPKITVIIGGSYGAGNYGMCGRAYSPRFLFMWPNARISVMGGEQAATVLATIAKDRKAREGTQLTEEEEKALKEPIIRRFEEEGNPYYSSARLWDDGIIDPADTRLVLGLSLSAALNAPTKKTEFGVFRM, from the exons atgcggagcaggagggggaatcaaactcggctggcCAGAGGCCCCCGCTCTGACCTACTACACGAAGCCGGGCACGGGAGCAATGCCAGCAAGAGAGCGTCAACAACCCTCGACGACGCGGAG GAAAATTATGAGCGAATGAAAACACTAGTGACAGAACTCCAGAGGCAAGCAGAAAAAATCCGACTGG GTGGTGGAGAGAATGCCCGGAAACTTCACACATCAAGAGGAAAATTGTTACCTAGAGAGAGAATTGACAGACTTATAGATCCTGG GTCTCCGTTCCTGGAATTCTCCCAGTTTGCAGGCTTCCAGCTATATGGCAGTGAAGAGGTCCCTGCAGGAGGCATTATTACAGGCATTGGACGTGTTTCAGG AGTGGAATGTTTGATTATTGCCAATGATGCCACTGTTAAAGGTGGAACGTACTATCCCATCACAGTGAAAAAACATTTACGGGCTCAAGAAATTGCAATGCAAAATCATCTCCCTTGTCTGTATCTTG TTGATTCTGGAGGTGCAAATTTACCTCGCCAAGCGGAAGTGTTTCCTGATCGTGATCATTTTGGTAGAATTTTCTATAACCAAGCGATTATGTCCTCAAAGAGTATTCCACAG ATAGCTGTGGTTATGGGTTCATGCACAGCAGGAGGAGCCTATGTCCCTGCAATGGCAGATGAAAGTATAATTGTTGGCAAGCAGGGAACAATTTTCTTGGGAGGACCGCCACTG GTTAAAGCAGCAACAGGTGAAGAGGTATCAGCAGAGGATCTTGGAGGTGCTGATCTTCACTGCag AAAATCTGGAGTTACTGATCACTATGCTTTGAATGATGATCATGCACTTCATTTAGCTAGAAAGGTGGTGAGAAGCTTGAATTACCAGAAAAAAATAGAT GTGACAATAGAACCTTCAAAAGAACCTTTATTTCCTGCTGATGAACTCTATGGGATAGTTGGAGAACAGCTTAAAAGAAATTTTGATGTTCGAGAG GTCATTGCTAGAATTGTAGATGGAAGTAAATTTGATGAATTCAAGGCCTTATATGGGGATACGTTAATCACAG gatTCGCTAGGATATTTGGTTATCCCGTAGGAATAATTGGAAACAATGGTGTTCTCTTCTCTGAATCGGCAAAGAAG GGGACCCACTTCGTTCAGCTTTGCTGCCAGAGAAATATTCCCCTTTTGTTCTTGCAGAACATCACAG GTTTTATGGTTGGTAAAGATTACGAAGCTGGTGGAATAGCAAAAGATGGAGCCAAGATGGTAACTGCTGTGGCATGTGCCAGTGTCCCAAAGATAACAGTAATCATTGGAGGTTCCTATGGTGCTGGCAATTACGGAATGTGTGGAAGAGCATATAG TCCAAGATTTCTTTTTATGTGGCCAAACGCTCGCATCTCAGTAAtgggaggagagcaagcagcaacAGTTTTAGCTACAATAGCCAAGGACCGAAAAGCAAGGGAAGGAACTCAG TtaactgaagaagaggaaaaagccCTAAAAGAGCCAATCATAAGAAGGTTTGAAGAAGAAGGAAACCCTTACTATTCCAGTGCACG
- the MCCC2 gene encoding methylcrotonoyl-CoA carboxylase beta chain, mitochondrial isoform X1 — protein sequence MLPSLGCRLCSPFRGPASAVAALTRAFHGDRVATVGSQPDATSSLYQENYERMKTLVTELQRQAEKIRLGGGENARKLHTSRGKLLPRERIDRLIDPGSPFLEFSQFAGFQLYGSEEVPAGGIITGIGRVSGVECLIIANDATVKGGTYYPITVKKHLRAQEIAMQNHLPCLYLVDSGGANLPRQAEVFPDRDHFGRIFYNQAIMSSKSIPQIAVVMGSCTAGGAYVPAMADESIIVGKQGTIFLGGPPLVKAATGEEVSAEDLGGADLHCRKSGVTDHYALNDDHALHLARKVVRSLNYQKKIDVTIEPSKEPLFPADELYGIVGEQLKRNFDVREVIARIVDGSKFDEFKALYGDTLITGFARIFGYPVGIIGNNGVLFSESAKKGTHFVQLCCQRNIPLLFLQNITGFMVGKDYEAGGIAKDGAKMVTAVACASVPKITVIIGGSYGAGNYGMCGRAYSPRFLFMWPNARISVMGGEQAATVLATIAKDRKAREGTQLTEEEEKALKEPIIRRFEEEGNPYYSSARLWDDGIIDPADTRLVLGLSLSAALNAPTKKTEFGVFRM from the exons ATGTTGCCCAGCCTCGGGTGCCGCCTCTGCTCGCCCTTTCGGGGCCCGGCGTCGGCTGTGGCGGCTCTCACGCGAGCTTTCCACGGCGACCGGGTGGCCACTGTAGGCTCGCAGCCCGACGCCACCTCCTCGCTTTATCAG GAAAATTATGAGCGAATGAAAACACTAGTGACAGAACTCCAGAGGCAAGCAGAAAAAATCCGACTGG GTGGTGGAGAGAATGCCCGGAAACTTCACACATCAAGAGGAAAATTGTTACCTAGAGAGAGAATTGACAGACTTATAGATCCTGG GTCTCCGTTCCTGGAATTCTCCCAGTTTGCAGGCTTCCAGCTATATGGCAGTGAAGAGGTCCCTGCAGGAGGCATTATTACAGGCATTGGACGTGTTTCAGG AGTGGAATGTTTGATTATTGCCAATGATGCCACTGTTAAAGGTGGAACGTACTATCCCATCACAGTGAAAAAACATTTACGGGCTCAAGAAATTGCAATGCAAAATCATCTCCCTTGTCTGTATCTTG TTGATTCTGGAGGTGCAAATTTACCTCGCCAAGCGGAAGTGTTTCCTGATCGTGATCATTTTGGTAGAATTTTCTATAACCAAGCGATTATGTCCTCAAAGAGTATTCCACAG ATAGCTGTGGTTATGGGTTCATGCACAGCAGGAGGAGCCTATGTCCCTGCAATGGCAGATGAAAGTATAATTGTTGGCAAGCAGGGAACAATTTTCTTGGGAGGACCGCCACTG GTTAAAGCAGCAACAGGTGAAGAGGTATCAGCAGAGGATCTTGGAGGTGCTGATCTTCACTGCag AAAATCTGGAGTTACTGATCACTATGCTTTGAATGATGATCATGCACTTCATTTAGCTAGAAAGGTGGTGAGAAGCTTGAATTACCAGAAAAAAATAGAT GTGACAATAGAACCTTCAAAAGAACCTTTATTTCCTGCTGATGAACTCTATGGGATAGTTGGAGAACAGCTTAAAAGAAATTTTGATGTTCGAGAG GTCATTGCTAGAATTGTAGATGGAAGTAAATTTGATGAATTCAAGGCCTTATATGGGGATACGTTAATCACAG gatTCGCTAGGATATTTGGTTATCCCGTAGGAATAATTGGAAACAATGGTGTTCTCTTCTCTGAATCGGCAAAGAAG GGGACCCACTTCGTTCAGCTTTGCTGCCAGAGAAATATTCCCCTTTTGTTCTTGCAGAACATCACAG GTTTTATGGTTGGTAAAGATTACGAAGCTGGTGGAATAGCAAAAGATGGAGCCAAGATGGTAACTGCTGTGGCATGTGCCAGTGTCCCAAAGATAACAGTAATCATTGGAGGTTCCTATGGTGCTGGCAATTACGGAATGTGTGGAAGAGCATATAG TCCAAGATTTCTTTTTATGTGGCCAAACGCTCGCATCTCAGTAAtgggaggagagcaagcagcaacAGTTTTAGCTACAATAGCCAAGGACCGAAAAGCAAGGGAAGGAACTCAG TtaactgaagaagaggaaaaagccCTAAAAGAGCCAATCATAAGAAGGTTTGAAGAAGAAGGAAACCCTTACTATTCCAGTGCACG